A genomic segment from Antedon mediterranea chromosome 6, ecAntMedi1.1, whole genome shotgun sequence encodes:
- the LOC140052349 gene encoding calreticulin-like: protein MKFLLFLIVALSAVISNATVYFQEQFDDDAWEKRWVESKHKSDQQGKWKLTAGKFYGDAEKDKGIQTTQDARFYGISATFDKVNTEGSDLVIQFTVKHEQKIDCGGGYLKIFPSTLDQEDMHGDSQYAIMFGPDICGPGTKKVHVIFHYKGKNLLVKKDIRCKDDEFTHLYTLIVKPDNTYEVRIDNKKAESGNLEEDWDFLPPKTIKDPEASKPEDWDDNEKIDDPEDAKPEDWEKPEFISDPDAEKPEDWDDEMDGEWEPPQVDNPEYKGEWKPKQIDNPNYKGKWIHPEIDNPEYEADDELYKQEDLSAIGFDLWQVKSGTIFDNIYIGNDIEEAETQAKDLFEATKTGEKKMKDSQDEEEKKKREEEEKKRKDEAEEEEGEEEEEDDEDEETPEPEADATEDEEEDKETHDEL from the exons ATGAAGTTTTTGTTATTTCTCATAGTTGCACTTAGTGCAGTAATCAGTAATGCTACTGTATATTTTCAAGAACAATTTGATGATG ATGCATGGGAAAAAAGGTGGGTAGAATCAAAACACAAATCAGATCAACAGGGAAAATGGAAGCTAACTGCTGGAAAATTTTATGGTGATGCAGAAAAAGATAAAG GTATACAGACAACTCAAGATGCAAGATTCTATGGGATTTCAGCAACTTTTGATAAAGTAAACACAGAGGGAAGTGATCTAGTAATCCAATTTACagtaaaacatgaacaaaagaTAGATTGTGGTGGTGGATACCTTAAAATATTCCCATCCACACTTGATCAGGAAGATATGCATGGTGATTCTCAGTACGCCATTATGTTTG GGCCAGATATTTGCGGACCAGGAACCAAAAAAGTTCACGTCATTTTCCATTACAAAGGAAAGAATTTATTAGTAAAGAAAGATATTAGGTGCAAA GATGATGAATTCACACATTTATACACACTGATAGTGAAACCAGATAACACGTATGAAGTACGCATTGATAACAAGAAAGCAGAGTCTGGTAATCTTGAGGAAGACTGGGACTTCCTGCCACCAAAGACAATCAAAGACCCAGAGGCATCCAAGCCTGAAGATTGGGATGATAATGAGAAGATTGATGACCCAGAAGACGCCAAACCAGAG gattGGGAAAAGCCCGAATTCATCTCTGATCCTGATGCAGAGAAACCAGAAGACTGGGATGATGAAATGGATGGAGAATGGGAACCACCTCAGGTTGACAATCCAGAATACAAG ggAGAATGGAAACCAAAACAGATTGATAATCCAAATTATAAAGGCAAATGGATCCATCCAGAAATAGATAATCCTGAATACGAAGCCGACGATGAATTATACAAACAGGAAGACTTGTCTGCTATAGGATTTGATTTATGGCAG GTAAAATCTGGAACAATctttgataacatttatattgGTAATGACATCGAAGAAGCAGAAACGCAGGCTAAAGATTTATTTGAAGCAACAAAG actggagaaaaaaaaatgaaagattCACAAGATGAAGAAGAGAAGAAAAAGAGAGAGGAGGAAGAGAAGAAAAGGAAAGATGAGGCAGAGGAAGAAGAAGGggaggaggaggaagaggatgatgaagatgaagagACGCCAGAACCAGAAGCTGATGCCACTGAAGACGAAGAAGAGGACAAAGAAACGCATGATGAATTATAG